A single genomic interval of Helianthus annuus cultivar XRQ/B chromosome 13, HanXRQr2.0-SUNRISE, whole genome shotgun sequence harbors:
- the LOC110897388 gene encoding phosphatidylinositol 4-phosphate 5-kinase 4, producing the protein MKAWEATIRKTQQAKKQASNIFGSAHVAHVDDEEETEQEDILAAGEVYHAERYLSNGDYYTGHWSDNFPHGFGKYWWTDGCIYVGEWCKGKTMGRGTFSWPTGAAYDGEFKGGYMDGEGTYTGPTGDTYRGQWVMNLKHGHGVKEYTNGDIYNGEWSRGLQEGNGEYKWKGGSYYIGEWSNGTMCGKGKIVFSDGSMYEGEWDEGLPKGTGSFRFSDGCEYNGKWNKDPDEQDLTLSPCDTCVVEHDSLQVYDVYLIDNVISPQDKVTILPSQKKLAIWRSSKVSEQPSNRPRRLSVDGRLDGNIDDEFIKMKMLDDNERCMKTRDDAASVLSSEGSPIRLPKVVKQQGETISKGHKNYELMLNLQLGIRHSVGRPGPVPSLDLKSSAFNPKEKVWTRFPPEGSKHTPPHQSSEFRWKDYCPLVFRTLRMLFKVDAADYMLSICGNDALRELSSPGKSGSFFYLTHDDRYMIKTIKKTEVKAILRMLSAYYNHFRSFEHTLLTKFYGLHCVKLTGAAQKKVRFIIMGNLFCTDCVIHRRFDLKGSSLGRLTDKPESEIQSTTILKDLDLKFMFRLDKNWIQEFRRQIDRDCDFLEQERIMDYSLLVGLHFKEKNVSESGTLIDNDSADDSTYHVSDPGGSKLGINMHARVERMERKIETELIGDPTGVCYDVVMFFGIIDILQDYDITKKLEHAYKSFQYDPTLISAVDPRQYSRRFRDFILKVFIEDA; encoded by the exons ATGAAGGCATGGGAAGCAACAATCCGAAAAACACAACAAGCGAAAAAACAAGCTAGCAACATATTCGGGTCAGCCCACGTGGCCCATGTAGACGATGAAGAAGAAACGGAACAAGAGGATATTCTTGCAGCCGGTGAGGTCTACCATGCAGAAAGATACCTATCAAACGGTGACTACTACACGGGCCACTGGTCCGACAATTTTCCACACGGGTTTGGTAAATATTGGTGGACCGATGGTTGCATATACGTTGGTGAGTGGTGCAAAGGAAAGACCATGGGCCGCGGAACGTTTAGTTGGCCCACAGGAGCTGCATATGATGGCGAGTTCAAAGGCGGATATATGGATGGTGAGGGCACGTATACGGGCCCCACTGGTGACACGTATCGCGGTCAGTGGGTTATGAATTTGAAACATGGGCATGGGGTTAAAGAATATACAAATGGTGATATTTACAATGGTGAATGGAGTAGAGGGTTACAAGAAGGTAATGGTGAGTATAAATGGAAAGGTGGTAGTTATTATATTGGAGAATGGAGCAATGGGACAATGTGTGGGAAGGGTAAAATAGTCTTTTCCGATGGGAGCATGTATGAAGGGGAATGGGATGAAGGATTACCGAAAGGAACTGGGTCGTTTAGATTTTCAGACGGGTGTGAATACAATGGTAAATGGAATAAAGATCCCGACGAACAAGATCTTACGTTGTCACCATGTGACACTTGTGTTGTTGAACATGATTCTTTGCAAGTTTATGATGTTTATCTTATAGATAATGTAATATCACCTCAAGATAAAGTTACCATTTTGCCCTCACAGAAGAAGCTAGCGATTTGGAGATCGTCTAAAGTGAGTGAACAACCATCGAATCGGCCCAGAAGATTGTCGGTTGATGGACGATTGGATGGAAATATAGACGATGAATTTATTAAAATGAAAATGTTGGATGATAACGAACGATGCATGAAAACCAGAGACGATGCAGCGTCAGTGTTATCGTCGGAAGGAAGTCCAATAAGGCTTCCGAAAGTTGTCAAGCAACAAGGCGAAACGATCTCGAAAGGGCATAAGAATTATGAACTTATGCTTAATTTGCAACTTGGTATCAG ACATTCTGTAGGAAGACCAGGCCCGGTGCCATCTTTAGACTTAAAGTCTTCGGCTTTTAATCCTAAGGAAAAGGTTTGGACAAGATTCCCACCAGAGGGATCCAAACACACTCCTCCACACCAATCTTCTGAATTCAGATGGAAAGATTACTGCCCTTTAGTGTTCAG GACATTAAGGATGTTATTCAAGGTTGATGCAGCCGATTATATGTTATCGATATGTGGGAACGACGCCCTTCGTGAGCTATCGTCCCCCGGGAAAAGTGGAAGCTTCTTTTACTTAACACACGATGATCGTTACATGATAAAAACCATTAAAAAGACTGAAGTCAAA GCTATCCTAAGGATGTTGTCTGCGTACTACAACCATTTTCGCTCCTTTGAGCATACCTTACTCACCAAGTTTTACGGGCTACATTGTGTGAAGCTAACGGGAGCTGCACAAAAGAAG gtACGATTTATTATCATGGGGAACCTTTTCTGCACGGACTGCGTGATTCACAGACGGTTTGACTTAAAAGGGTCTTCACTTGGCCGACTCACGGATAAGCCCGAATCAGAAATACAGTCCACCACAATACTTAAAGATCTTGACCTCAAATTCATGTTTAGATTGGACAAAAATTGGATCCAAGAATTCAGAAG GCAAATCGATAGGGACTGCGATTTTCTTGAGCAGGAGAGAATCATGGATTACAGTCTCTTGGTTGGTCTtcattttaaagaaaaaaatgttAGCGAATCAGGCACTTTAATTG ATAACGATAGCGCAGATGATTCTACATATCATGTTTCAGACCCTGGAGG ATCAAAACTGGGAATTAACATGCATGCGCGAGTCGAAAGAATGGAAAGAAAAATTGAAACGGAATTAATCGGGGATCCAACAGGAGTATGTTATGATGTTGTAATGTTTTTTGGCATCATAGACATACTTCAAGACTATGACATTACCAAAAAGCTAGAGCATGCATATAAATCATTCCAATACGACCCTACGTTAATATCTGCGGTAGATCCTCGACAATATTCTAGACGATTTCGTGATTTCATACTCAAAGTATTCATAGAAGACGCTTAG